In Primulina huaijiensis isolate GDHJ02 unplaced genomic scaffold, ASM1229523v2 scaffold25651, whole genome shotgun sequence, the following are encoded in one genomic region:
- the LOC140967648 gene encoding uncharacterized protein has protein sequence MCPKEFSGTTDLFVAEGWIRSLDVHFRYLNMGDVDRVRCATYMLRDDAFLWGEGVEHGVNLDTLTWVQFKNIFYEKYFTADVQERLKREFMTLRHGDTTVAEFVRKFDKGCHFVPLIAREAAKKLRHLF, from the coding sequence ATGTGTCCGAAAgagttttctggcaccaccgaccTATTTGttgctgagggttggattcgatctCTTGATGTGCATTTCCGTTATCTGAATATGGGCGATGTTGACCGAGTTAGATGTGCTACTTATATGCTCCGAGATGATGCTTTTCTTTGGGGGGAAGGAGTTGAACATGGAGTTAATCTAGACACCCTCACTTGGGTGCAATTTAAGAACATTTTCTAcgagaagtattttactgctgacGTCCAAGAGCGTttgaagagggagtttatgactctccgtcacgGAGACACGACTGTTGCTGAGTTCGTTAGGAAATTTGATaagggttgtcactttgtgccccttattgcTAGGGAGGCTGCTAAGAAACTAAGACATTTATTTTAG